In Methanocella paludicola SANAE, the sequence CAGGCTCTCCTCTCTCGCTATTTCGAGCGAGTTGAGCATGCCCGTGAGCCTTTCCAGTGAGCGGCGGGCGTCGTACAGGTCGTGATCGGCCGCCGTCAGGGCGTCGGACATCTCGTCGCGCTGCTTTTTCATCCCGGCGAGCTCCGACTCGATGGCCTTCTCGCGTTTCGTGAGATCCTCGATCTTCCCGTTGAACTCGCCGATGGCCGCCTCGTTCTGCGAGATCTTCTCCCTCAGCGAGGCGATGTTCTCGTCGACCTTCTCGCCCCTGCCCTTGTTCTCCTCGACGCGGGCCCTCACGTAGTTCTGTTCAATTTTTAATGACGCGATGGCCGATTCCGTGTCCCTGAGCCGCCCGTCGAGGCGCTTCATCTCATCCTCGATGCGCCCCGACTCTTCCGTAAGGGCGGGTACCTCGGAGCCCTTTAGCTCCTCTTCGAGCTTGCCGGCTTCGGCGCCGATCGTGGTGATCTCGCTGTCCGCCTTCGATATGGCCTCCTCGGCGGCTATGAGCTCGTCCCTGAGCTTCCTGCGGTCTTCCCGGAGAGACTCGATAGAGGCCTCCTTCTCCTTGATAACGGCTTCCAGCCGGGTAAGACGCCCGGCCAGCTCCTCCTTACGGGCCGTGAGCTTCGAGGCCTGCGTCTCCATGTCCGACCGGTCCTTCTTGAGGCCGTAGATGTGGCCGTCGATGGACTCGACCTTCTTGAGGACTGAGTCGCGGCTCGACTCCAGTATCGTGATCTGCTCGGCTAATTCCTTGATGTGTTCCTCTTCGGAGGCCTTGAACTTGAGCTTCGTGCGGGAGCGGTAGCCGCCGGTCATGGCGCCGCTCTTCTCGACGAGATCGCCGTCCAGCGTGACCATCCTGCCGGTGCCGATGAGGCGGCGGGCGGTCTCCAGCGTGTCCACGACCAGGGTGTCGCCGAACACGTACCAGAAGGCCGGGTCGAACCTCCCGTCGAACTGTACGAGGTTAATGGCATAGTCGATGACGCCAGGCTCCCTGATATTGCGCAGCTGGACCCGCTGGCGCATCTTGTTGAGCGGCAGGAACGTGGCCGTGCCCTTCCGCTGGCCTTTTAAGTAGTAAATGCACCGGGCGGCGTCCTCGTCGTTGTCCACCACGATGTTCTGCATGCGATTGCCCGCAGCCACTTCGAGCGCGGTCGCATACTCCTGGTCGACCTTGCCTAATTCGGCGATGGTGCCGTAGATGCCCGGTAATTCGTGCGAGTTCCGGGCGCCGATGATGGTCCCGACGGCCTCGCTGTACCCGTCCAGGTCCTCGTAAGCCCTGACCCTGGCCTCGGCCTTCGCGAACTCTTCCTGCAGCTTGCGCAGCTTCTCCTCGATGCCGTGCTGCTCTGCCCTCGTCCTCGACCGGGCCCCTTCCATGTCGTTGATGTCGGCCGTCAGGGCCTGGCTGCGGCGCTGCAGCTCGGCAACGTCCTTCTCCAGGTTCTTCGACTCGACCCGGGCCTCCTCGATGCGGCTCCGGCTCGATGTAATTTCAGTCGAGGCGTCCTGCTCCTCGTCCTGCTTGCGGCGGGCCGCGTCCAGGATACGGTCCTTTTCACGTAATTTCTCGTTCCGCAGATTCCGGGAGGCCTCCAGGGCCGCCTTCACCTCGACGAGCCGGGTCCGCACGCCGATGAACTTCTCGTCGATGGCCGATATTTTCTTCTGCACCTCGTCCAGGCTGGCCTGGCGGAAGTTCAGCTCGTTAGTGAGGCTAAGCTTGCGCTTCTCCTCTTCGGCGATCTTGCCGTCGTACTCCTCGATCTGGCCCTTCGCCTTTTCCGTCTCCAGGAAGAGCTTTTGCTTCTCCGAGTCTCTGTTCGCGATCTCGGACTTCGAGAAATCGATGATGCTGATGCAGGCCTTGATCCCGGCGCGGGCCTCCTCGATCTGCCTGCGGATGAGTATCTGCTCGCCCTCGCCCTTTTCCGTTATGGTGGCGTTGAGCGCCTTGATGTCGTCCTTGAGCTTTTGTACGGCCGCGCTTTTCTTCTCAACGTCTGCCGTTATCGCGGCCCTCTTATCGGTCTTGTCCCTGATGTCCTCGAGCAGAGAATCGAGCAGCTGCTGAGCTTCCTTCAGCTCGGACAAAACAAGATAACCTTCGTTCTTGACCTTCTCGTCCCTGTACGACTGGTACAGGAGCGCGTGGTCGCGCTCGTCCTTTAGCTGGGCGAGGCGGGCCTCGACTTCGGAAATAATTATGGCGACCCGGTCGATCCGGTCACGTACGATATCCAGCTCTGACAATGCTTTGTCGGTCTTTTCGTCAAACTCCGCCGTGCCGGCGATCTCGTCGATCATCTTGCGGCGCTCGAAGTTACTCACCTCGATGATGCGCGTAACGTCCCCCTGCATTACCACGTTATAGCCGTCGGGGGATATTTTCGCCTTCAAGAGGTGCTCGTGGATCTCCGAGAGGGAGACGGGCTTCTCGTTAAAGTAATAGTATGAGTAGTAGCCGCTGTCGCTGGACTTGATGCGTCTCGTTATCGTGACCTCGTCCTGGTCGATGGGCATCTCCCGGTCCGTGTTATCGAACCGGATGGTGACGTCCGCGGACCCGGGGCTCTTGCCGTTCACGCTGTAGATGAGGTCCGTCAGCTTTTCGGCCCTCATAGAGCGGGAGTTCGACAGGCCCAGGCAAAAGAGTATGCTATCGATGACGTTGCTTTTACCGGAGCCGTTGGGGCCGCTGATGGTGGTAAAGTCGTCAAAGAAGGGTATTTTGGCCTTACGGCCGAACGATTTGAAATTGTTAAGCTCGATCTCTTTGATGTGCATAACTGCGGGAGGCTGCCGAGTTTATACTCGCTACGAGTTCTTACTCAGGTGAAAGAACCTGGTAACGTCGCTCTGGTTATGGCCGTCTTCCTTAATATCCTTCTGGTCGGCCGATGCCGCGAACCTGTCGAAGGGCTGCTGATCCGGGGGAACTCCGGGCTGGGACAGGTCATCTTCGGGATACCCTTCCTCGGCCGCGCTCGCCATGTTCATTAACATGGTGCTTATCGCGCCTTCGAGTGCGCCCACTTTTTTCATCACTTCGGACAGCGTGACCTGGGTCTCCTTGACCTCCATCTCGAGGTGGTCGACCCGTTCGGCGAGGGCCTTCACGTCGCCGCCGCTGTTCAGTTCCTTCTTCAGAGAGCGGATCTGGTCGTCCTTCTCTTTCAGCCTCTGCTCTAATCGCTCGAGCACAATCTCCTTCATATCCCCTTCCATTGTAAACCCTTAGTTGATTAAAACGAAGTTAAAATATATATCTGTTGCTCTAAGCGGAAAATAAGTGGACGTCAGGCTTTGAAACTCTTCGTCCACTCCGGCGTCTCGGGCGCCTGGCCGTTCTTGAGCATGTCCTGCCATTTCGGGTCAGTGAGCCGGTCGCTCATGGGCCACTTGAACTCGTAATAGGCGAATGCGGCTCCCTTCGCTACGACCACTTTGCCCTCGACGGGCACGGCCGCGTAGATGTGGTACGGGTTGCCGACGCCCTCTTCGAGGACCTGCTCCGTGTTAACGTCCGTGTGCACGTCGGCCACGATGGCCATCCTCTCGTCCGTATCGTTGGTGATGGCGTCCTTGACTTCGGGCGGGAAGGTGGTGATGTTTTCGAGTGTGGCGCCGACGTACCTTATTGTGGAGTATTCGTCGTCCGACAGCGTTGTGCCGGTAAGCTCCTTTTCGGATATGGCCTTCAGGGACGTGAGGAGGTCCTTGAGACGGGTCAGGCGGTCGCCGAACACGTCTAGCAGCAGGTCCCGGGACTTGAGCCCGTCGATGGTCATCCCCGCCAGCGACGAGAGGCGCCCGTACAGCTCGGGGTTCGGCTCCACGTAGCCCTTCGGCGGCTCATGCGTCGGCATGATACCCGTGGCCCGCATCGTATAGCTCTGCTTGGCATACAGTATCGTGTCGTGCCTCAACTCGGTCCAGCTTCCCAGCGACGTATTCAGCTCTTTATCGGTCCACGCCTGGCTCTTCATGAACGTCGGGTACCCATCGCCCTTCTCATTCAACAAAGGCATCAGGCAGTAGAGCCAGCACCAGTAGAGGTTCTGGGTCCACGCGTCGGCCCCCAGGGCGGCGAACTGTCTCTTGAGGGACTCCATTTGCTTCACGTAATTGGAATAGCGGGTCTCGTTGTAGACCCTGTCAAGTATCTCGTAGGCCCGCTTCGAGCCCAGCACGGCCATGACGTCCAGCCCCATCGGGAAAAGCCGGGGCTGGCCCTGCGTGCCCACCTTTGCGTATACGAGTTCCTGGAACATGTAAGAGTCCGGGATGAAGCGCTGGCCCATGAACCGTAAGCCCTTGATAGAATCCATGCCGCTCTCG encodes:
- the smc gene encoding chromosome segregation protein SMC — encoded protein: MHIKEIELNNFKSFGRKAKIPFFDDFTTISGPNGSGKSNVIDSILFCLGLSNSRSMRAEKLTDLIYSVNGKSPGSADVTIRFDNTDREMPIDQDEVTITRRIKSSDSGYYSYYYFNEKPVSLSEIHEHLLKAKISPDGYNVVMQGDVTRIIEVSNFERRKMIDEIAGTAEFDEKTDKALSELDIVRDRIDRVAIIISEVEARLAQLKDERDHALLYQSYRDEKVKNEGYLVLSELKEAQQLLDSLLEDIRDKTDKRAAITADVEKKSAAVQKLKDDIKALNATITEKGEGEQILIRRQIEEARAGIKACISIIDFSKSEIANRDSEKQKLFLETEKAKGQIEEYDGKIAEEEKRKLSLTNELNFRQASLDEVQKKISAIDEKFIGVRTRLVEVKAALEASRNLRNEKLREKDRILDAARRKQDEEQDASTEITSSRSRIEEARVESKNLEKDVAELQRRSQALTADINDMEGARSRTRAEQHGIEEKLRKLQEEFAKAEARVRAYEDLDGYSEAVGTIIGARNSHELPGIYGTIAELGKVDQEYATALEVAAGNRMQNIVVDNDEDAARCIYYLKGQRKGTATFLPLNKMRQRVQLRNIREPGVIDYAINLVQFDGRFDPAFWYVFGDTLVVDTLETARRLIGTGRMVTLDGDLVEKSGAMTGGYRSRTKLKFKASEEEHIKELAEQITILESSRDSVLKKVESIDGHIYGLKKDRSDMETQASKLTARKEELAGRLTRLEAVIKEKEASIESLREDRRKLRDELIAAEEAISKADSEITTIGAEAGKLEEELKGSEVPALTEESGRIEDEMKRLDGRLRDTESAIASLKIEQNYVRARVEENKGRGEKVDENIASLREKISQNEAAIGEFNGKIEDLTKREKAIESELAGMKKQRDEMSDALTAADHDLYDARRSLERLTGMLNSLEIAREESLDKIKVFEKVVQERGVMPSEDVPPVDKVRASISQLEKKMQALEPVNMLSITEYDGVQARLAELTGKRDTLQKERENILEKIEHYKTMKMETFLTTFNAINEQFKVIFNELSDGFGELVLESPEDPFSGGLTIRAQPYGKSLYRLEAMSGGEKSLTALAFIFAIQRYKPAPFYAFDEIDMFLDGANAERVARMIKKLSTNAQFIVVSLRKPMIESANRTIGIAMQENNISSITGVKLRAD